From a region of the Streptomyces caniferus genome:
- a CDS encoding S-(hydroxymethyl)mycothiol dehydrogenase: MAQEVRGVIAPGKNEPVRLETILVPDPGPGEAVVKIQACGVCHTDLHYKQGGINDDFPFLLGHEAAGVVESVGAGVTDVAPGDFVVLNWRAVCGQCRACLRGRPQYCFDTHNARQKMTLKDGTELSPALGIGAFADKTLVASGQCTKVDPRVAPEVAGLLGCGVMAGIGAALNTGGVGRGDSVAVIGCGGVGDAAVVGARLAGAVTIVAVDIDDRKLETARSMGATHTVNSRSTDPVEAVRELTGGFGADVVIDAVGRPETYRQAFYARDLAGTVVLVGVPTPDMTLELPLLDVFGRGGALKSSWYGDCLPSRDFPMLIDLHLQGRIDLGAFVTETIGIDDVEQAFGRMESGDVLRSVVTF, from the coding sequence ATGGCACAGGAAGTGCGCGGCGTCATTGCGCCGGGGAAGAACGAACCGGTCCGGCTGGAGACCATCCTGGTGCCGGACCCGGGTCCCGGCGAGGCCGTGGTGAAGATCCAGGCGTGCGGGGTGTGCCACACCGATCTGCACTACAAGCAGGGCGGCATCAACGACGACTTCCCGTTCCTGCTCGGACACGAGGCGGCCGGCGTGGTGGAGTCGGTCGGCGCCGGGGTCACCGACGTGGCGCCGGGGGACTTCGTCGTCCTCAACTGGCGCGCGGTGTGCGGCCAGTGCCGTGCGTGTCTGCGGGGGCGCCCCCAGTACTGCTTCGACACCCACAACGCCCGCCAGAAGATGACGCTGAAGGACGGCACGGAGCTGAGTCCGGCGCTGGGCATCGGTGCCTTCGCCGACAAGACACTGGTCGCCTCCGGGCAGTGCACCAAGGTCGACCCCCGGGTGGCGCCCGAGGTGGCCGGACTGCTGGGCTGCGGGGTGATGGCGGGCATCGGCGCCGCGCTGAACACCGGCGGTGTCGGGCGGGGCGATTCGGTCGCGGTCATCGGCTGCGGCGGCGTCGGCGACGCGGCCGTGGTGGGCGCGCGGCTGGCCGGTGCGGTCACGATCGTCGCGGTGGACATCGACGACCGCAAGCTGGAGACCGCGCGCTCCATGGGCGCCACCCACACGGTCAACTCCCGTTCCACCGACCCCGTCGAGGCGGTCCGCGAGCTGACCGGCGGTTTCGGCGCGGACGTCGTCATCGACGCGGTCGGCCGCCCCGAGACCTACCGGCAGGCGTTCTACGCCCGCGATCTGGCCGGAACCGTCGTCCTGGTCGGCGTCCCCACCCCGGACATGACCCTGGAACTCCCCCTCCTGGACGTCTTCGGCCGCGGCGGCGCCCTCAAATCCTCCTGGTACGGCGACTGTCTGCCCTCCCGCGACTTCCCCATGCTGATCGACCTGCATCTGCAGGGCCGGATCGACCTGGGGGCGTTCGTCACGGAGACCATCGGCATCGACGACGTGGAGCAGGCCTTCGGGCGGATGGAGTCGGGCGACGTCCTGCGATCGGTGGTGACCTTCTGA